The nucleotide window AAACAAGCTGAAAGTTAAACAAGTCTACTGGTTTCTTTCATTGTTTGTAGATATTTAACTAGATAAAGTGAGTAATATATCTTAAATACTTTGGATTATTTCATCATTGTCTTATCACACAAACGACCCAGTTCACCTGCTTTAATTTCTTCTTCTACCTCTCTGTGTCCAGGTGACCTACAAGGCTCCAGAGCCGATGGGGGAACATTTCTTCGCCGAGTCTTTTGACCGGGGGACACTTGATGGGTGAGCACAAATTTGGGACCCCAGCTAGTGATGAatttaatctgcagattattttcttgattgaaATGTCGAGTTATGATTTAAGCGTCTTGTGTCTGATCAGGAAAtctcgttttttttttccattttgtcgAGGCAACTTTGAGACCTTGTGTAAAACTGACTCAGgatcccagcatgcatttcaCACCAACCTCAGCCATCGAATGCTGCTTTATTGTTAGAAGACTTTGAGAATTAAATTCGGTCTTTGCAGCTGAGCTCTGACTCGTCTCTGATCAGGTGTGTTGGTAAATAAATTACCTGTCTGTTGCTTTCAGCTGGGTTCTGTCCAAGGCCAAGAAGGACGACGCTGATGAAGAGATCGCAAAGTACGATGGTAAGTACAGAGGCGTGTCCTAAAATGGCTGCCGTCCTGAGGATAAACACTGTTCTGTCCTGGCTGCTGTTGTTTAAAGGTaaatgatgatgttgttgttgtttacaggTAaatgggaggtggaggagatgaaggacaGTAAACTGCCCGGTGATAAAGGTCTGGTCCTGAAGTCCAGAGCCAAACATCACGCCATCTCAGCCCAGCTGCTGCGACCTTTCACCTTCGACACCAAACCCCTCATCATCCAGTAAGAGCAGACgctcacttttttccctctcagcaCCAACTGTTACCGGTTTCCTCGTCGttctgagtctgtctgtgttttcaggtacGAGGTGAACTTCCAGTCAGGTATCGACTGCGGCGGCGCCTACGTCAAACTCCTGACTCAGACTCCTGAGCTCAACCTGGTCAGTCTGACTCTGATCatcgcacacaaacacacatctacacCTCTGTTCAGAAGTTaaatctctctgctctgtgtttgtgtttcctcaggacgagtttgtggataaaactcCGTACACCATCATGTTCGGACCCGACAAATGCGGAGAGGATTACAAACTGCACTTCATCTTCAGACACAAAAACCCCAAAACTGGAGAGTATGAAGAGAAGCACGCCAAGAAACCCGACACTGACCTGAGGACGTACTACACCGACAAGAAgacacacctgtacacactcggtgagacacacactcacctgtacATCCTGGCTGAGACGCACTTTAATGACAGTCCAGGTGTGTAACCGCTCTCTGTGTTGCAGTGGTGAACCCTGACAACAGCTTTGAGGTGCTGGTGGATCAGACGGTGGTGAACAGCGGCAGCCTGCTGACAGATGTGACCCCGCCTGTGAACCCCCCCGCTGAGATCGAGGACCCCGACGACCACAAACCAGAGGACTGGGACGAGAGGCCCAAGATCCAGGACCCAGATGCCGTCAAGCCCGAGGACTGGTCAGTACACAGGCAGTTGTCCTGTGTCAAAGTAAAGAGTacagaggaagatccttttagtttttAACCAGAAACGTcactatatatcaataccagactccattgacaaaaacaggaattttaccaggagctgctggagcactactgcctccatctgttagtttgtctgtgttactgtgtgactttcagtgatggaggaagtatTAAGATGCTTTACATCAGtgaaagtaccacacagtaacacaaacaaactaacagatggaggcagtggtattccagcagctctctgtaaaattcctgtttttgtcaatggagtctggtagtgaaatatagtgatgtttctggctCAACGAAAAGGATCTTACCTCTTACATCGTTTAGATTATTTACACCcacaaacatgagaaaacatgGAATTACCCTTTAACTTCTGAGCAGCTCTGCTTTCAAACTGACCTGTGGCGTCTGTATCTGATTTAAATAACAAATGATTTCATGACAAATAACGACATCGGTTTCATTTTCTGGTTCGTGTGAAACGTGATGCACCGTTAGCAGGTGTGGGGCAGGTATTTGAATAATTGTCCAACTGATATGAACTGTGACCAGACGCCGTACCTCAGCTGACACTAAACACTTCCTCTGCTAAAATACTGGAGCGACTCactgcagagaaataaaataactgtGGAAAATCTTAGAGGTTCAAGTATTTAATCTtagtttaaaaatgtctttaaatggtttgtttctgttttgatgcAAACAGACtaaatttgagaagctggagccagaaAAGGATCAAATATCTGAGTATTATCTGCTCTGTACTTCATGTAGAGGTTCACACAGCTGCTgagctgcactgtgtgtttatatatttatgtggatgtgtgtgttgtgcagggACGAGGACGCTCCCGCTCAGATTCCAGATGAAGACGCAGTGAAACCAGACGGCTGGTTGGACGACGAGCCGGAGTACATCGGAGACCCCGACGCTGTCAAACCTGAAGACTGGTACGTAAACACGCGTGTGTGTATTTAGAGGCGTCCGTTAGTCGCTGTTCAGTCTGgtaactgtctctgtgtttcctgtccgTCAGGGATGAGGACATGGACGGCGAATGGGAGGCTCCTCAGATCCCTAACCCCGCCTGTGAGGCCGCCCCCGGCTGTGGCGCCTGGAAACAGCCGATGATCGATAACCCCAACTACAAGGGCAAGTGGAAGCCTCCGATGATCGACAACCCCAACTACCAGGTGAGTTCACAGTCCGATGCAGGTGTGGTTTTGTTGGAAACACTGTACGTGACAGTTTTGAGGTGATAATCCTCTGTTTGTCGTCTTCCTGCGACCCTGACCCTCGGACTCTTCCTGTTCTCAGGGCGTCTGGAAGCCGAGGAAGATCCCGAACCCCTCGTACTTCGAGGACCTGCACCCGTTCAGGATGACTCCGTTCAGCGCCGTGGGACTCGAGCTCTGGTCCATGACCTCCGACATCTTCTTCGACAACTTCTTCATCACCAACGACCGCAACACCGCCGACCGCTGGGCCTCCGACGGCTGGGGGCTGAAGAAGGCAGCAGAGGGCGCCGCTGAGGTGAATGTGACTGCAAATTCAGATTTACTCAGTGTTTTCCtgcatctctccctctctctctctctctggctgttaagttcctgatttttttttctctgtctttaaacGTGACGTGTTTTGTTTTGAGCCTCGGCGGTGATGTAATCCTCTGGAGGAAGCGGCGTCTCTCTGAGTCGAGACAGAAATAGATGTGATGTTATTAAGAGAAACCATCAGAGGCGGTTTGTGTCTGCAGCAGGAAGATATTTGTGCTCTCACGCTTTTAAACAGAtgctgcattcagggacacGTAAAACTCAAATTACTACTCAGATCTCAGTcatggtctttttttttcctcaaaggaATGTTCCAcctattttagattttaaaaactcagcacacagacgcacacacagtTATAAAGAAATTAAACTTGAAACTGCTTAGAAACAAAACTCTGTTTCCTCTATAAACACAAACCTGcgacaaaaagaaacaacaacaaagtagATAGATGTGATGGTCATAATTTACAagcaaaagacaaacacacaaggcGTTAAAGATCCATTTAAATAGGACTGGAAAACAGTAAATAAGATcagataaaatagaaaaagatgcattaaacagtaaaataagtCTGAAGCTTTATTTAGACAAGaagagaaattaaaagaaaataaaactagaTATTCTCGATCTGATCGGAGAAGTTGGTGAGGAAAAACTGTCTTCCCTCTTTTCTGTGTCGCAGTAATTTCAGTTAAAGTAACATTTATTAGCTCCATCTCCGACATGAAGAAACTCCACCAGCAGATGGTGTGTTCGTGGTGTAACAGAGCAAAACAGACAAGTGCACATATGTAAATGCTCTCAACACCGTAGCTTTACATTACAACAGACGGCAACtgcattatttcatttctgcGTGTACATCAGGGTCGTCTTTTTCAGtccagtttatttatatagcataAAATCACAGTAGAAGTTTTGCAGTTATTCATGCAGAGCAGCAGTTTACacctccttcacctccacctgctgcgctctcacatttattttaagctAAAAAATGTCTTAACACGTCTCTCTCCATCAGCAGCATCATTTTACTCTGAATAATCCTCAGAACATTTTGTAATAAGAGTTCTTTATAAAGAATAggatcttgtttttgtttttgtttaatatattttctcctgttgttgtttgtgttgtcgCAGCCTGGTCTGGCAGCTCAGATGATAAGCGCTGCAGAGGAGCGTCCCTGGCTCTGGGTTGTCTACGTCCTCACCGTGGCTTTACCACTCGTCCTCATCATCGTCTTCTGCTGCACCGggaaggtaacacacacacacacacacacacacacacacacacactcacacacttcatCCGTCCAGTTTAAAGGGACAGACTGAAGTTACCCTCGATGTCTGGTTCACGTCATGACTCCATGTGACTCCACAGAGGTCGTCAGGATCAGATCAGGGTCAGTTGAGTCTCACCAGCTTACAGGAGGAGTTTAATGAAGCCGGACGCCCAAACCGCCaccgccctcctcctcctcctcctcctcctcctgctgccgccgccgcctccTCAGGCCCAGTGACTGTCGCTGCCGTTAGAGTAGCTCTGTCCTCGCTGTCGTGCTCCTGTCGGTTTCTCTGTGCTGCCGGTGCctgttctgtgtctctgtggctctgtAGTGTAGAAACCCTTTGTTcatgaaggtcaaaggtcaactgcTCGTTTGAACTGGGGTTCAGGCAGGTGATCTGTGACCACAGGGACGTTCCCCTGTCGGGATTGAACTCGTGGATTCTGAAAGCAGCTGTTCAGTGAGAACTCTTTGGACCAGACGAAcgtttctcttttatttccgAGTCGTGCTAAACATTAATTTACGAGTCGAACCGAGTCGCGTGACCAAAACCAAACTCTTGCATAATCTATGTTTATATGTAAAGAGGAACAActgttattttttaacctggATCATGTTTTCAGGTGTAGATTATTGACAGGTACTGATCAGGAacagtgaacagctgctgtaatgtaaacAAACGGTGCACACGTCCACATCAgagtacgtccactaaagtggtttgttttgtcgctgacaggctcagattgttgaTGATATTGTggatatgattcctacagagacagacctttatACTCACCAGAACCAGactgaggcagtggtattccagcagctcctgtgttctgctctggttaaattactgtttttgtcaatggagtctggtactgagTGCTGGGTTCGCTGTTCTTGATCAGTAATGcacagatttttgtccctatcagaGTTATCCTTTCAGTTGTCAACGTCGCTAACGTTGCTCTGGTTTGTGCAGGTTATCAGTCTGTGTCAAGACTTGACAGTAGTGAGGTTTTTTCCACTATTAttgttgtggtgtttgtgttgcGAGCGTTTGGGAAGCTCGCCTCGTCGTCTTTAACTCCAAAGGTTCATGTCTCATGTGAACGTGTCCTGAGCTGCAGGATTTCttaatgttttctctctaaAGTCAAACTGTACTGACCTGTTTTCGTGTTTGTTCTGCAGAAGAAGAGCCCAGCGACGCCAGCAGAGTACAAGAAGACCGATGAACCTCAGCCCGACgtgaaggaagaggaggagggagaagaggaggagggaggagaggctgaagaggcagaagaggcagagaagagcAGTCCAGGTTGGTGTGATGTTTACATTTCAGacttctcctctctgtggttTCCTGGTGTCTGTCGCTGTCGGTCTGACTGATTTaatctcttttctttcagctgcagaAAAGAGCGACGGAGAGGAAAGtcctgcagagaaagaggaagaggaagcagagaaggACGAAGAGAAGGACGAAGAGAAGGACGGCACGGCAGATGAGGTGAGGAGACCTTTTGGTTTTTGCTGCGactgcagaaaataaagttaattaaaaaaataaatttaccGTC belongs to Lates calcarifer isolate ASB-BC8 linkage group LG8, TLL_Latcal_v3, whole genome shotgun sequence and includes:
- the LOC108873746 gene encoding LOW QUALITY PROTEIN: calnexin-like (The sequence of the model RefSeq protein was modified relative to this genomic sequence to represent the inferred CDS: deleted 1 base in 1 codon) — protein: MDQRVGLFVLLVAGLLCLSLAPISRADDLVEDGLDDDVDVEDELDLGLAGAEEEEELEGDAQDEAPPAPKTPPTPKVTYKAPEPMGEHFFAESFDRGTLDGWVLSKAKKDDADEEIAKYDGKWEVEEMKDSKLPGDKGLVLKSRAKHHAISAQLLRPFTFDTKPLIIQYEVNFQSGIDCGGAYVKLLTQTPELNLDEFVDKTPYTIMFGPDKCGEDYKLHFIFRHKNPKTGEYEEKHAKKPDTDLRTYYTDKKTHLYTLVVNPDNSFEVLVDQTVVNSGSLLTDVTPPVNPPAEIEDPDDHKPEDWDERPKIQDPDAVKPEDWDEDAPAQIPDEDAVKPDGWLDDEPEYIGDPDAVKPEDWDEDMDGEWEAPQIPNPACEAAPGCGAWKQPMIDNPNYKGKWKPPMIDNPNYQGVWKPRKIPNPSYFEDLHPFRMTPFSAVGLELWSMTSDIFFDNFFITNDRNTADRWASDGWGLKKAAEGAAEPGLAAQMISAAEERPWLWVVYVLTVALPLVLIIVFCCTGKKKSPATPAEYKKTDEPQPDVKEEEEGEEEEGGEAEEAEEAEKSSPAAEKSDGEESPAEKEEEEAEKDEEKDEEKDGTADEKLEEDVLRRSPRNRKVRRD